A stretch of Pseudoprevotella muciniphila DNA encodes these proteins:
- a CDS encoding alpha-L-fucosidase: MMKKTLTLLVLLCISTVGWAQTASALEGYGEPLTLEQFKALAGTGKRFGFVATSNTATDTQPRCDHWMRFTTVHNGTLDETALFYLEESTTEGCYKVKRASDGLYVSTSAESTSFESEGSDFRLVNRDPNDPTKIVTGAQSISFEDPTDSTLHYNANAVKYNGGAGSWTTYAIYGAIYKVTLNCVDTNSESLNSQTYYVIDGTTIEAPTIAGKTPQGASSVTVNGADAELTVVYAESTYDYSLVVNGVVPGMTMTIKGESIEEGSSNVSCSSTVTAEDVIVTFPDEYSYMTYFVSVNNSTITVDCYDSRVDDIFVPVTDAYNSADNEPAPVHPVPSQRQLLWQETEFYAFFHFGMNTFTNSEWGNGGEAESQFAPKKLPNPKQWLTAVKAAGMKGGIAVVKHHDGFCLWPTATTTHSVVNAGNENGRNTNIPEAFASAARELGMKYGFYVSPWDLNSKYWGDGTSDYVNKVFLPQCLELAQYGSDQFEMWFDGATGGDHAGYYGGANKTRTIPNAATYYDIPNLRDTVHAIAPNCVMWGVGDEARWIGNEAGWAGETNWSMGSGESGNMNAWKWKAGESDAKATDKGWFWHSGESPKTANTLFKIYLETVGRNATLILNFPPDQNGELPSADVTVLQQLGTLINNRLTNDKAKTAKSITASTTRTAGASRNYSIDNVTDDNKDTYWATDDNTLSASITLEWDEEQSLYYVMLMEYIKLGQRVKSFTIETSLDGDTWTKRASGSTTTIGYKRIVPLGGSTSSYTAVKAKYLRITINDARGCPTLHTLSVF, encoded by the coding sequence ATGATGAAGAAAACCCTTACTCTTCTCGTCCTGCTGTGCATAAGCACGGTGGGTTGGGCACAGACCGCCAGCGCTTTGGAGGGCTATGGCGAGCCACTTACTTTGGAACAGTTCAAGGCGCTGGCAGGCACTGGCAAGCGTTTCGGCTTTGTTGCCACGAGCAACACGGCTACCGACACACAGCCTCGATGCGACCATTGGATGAGGTTCACTACTGTTCATAACGGCACTCTTGACGAAACGGCGCTGTTCTATCTTGAAGAAAGCACCACAGAGGGCTGCTACAAAGTGAAGCGTGCCAGTGACGGCCTTTACGTCAGCACATCAGCGGAGAGCACCTCATTTGAAAGTGAAGGTTCGGACTTCCGCCTTGTAAATCGCGACCCCAATGACCCGACGAAGATTGTCACGGGCGCACAGAGCATCAGCTTCGAGGATCCGACAGACTCCACACTTCACTATAATGCCAACGCAGTGAAGTACAACGGGGGAGCTGGTTCATGGACAACCTACGCCATTTACGGTGCCATCTACAAGGTTACCTTGAACTGCGTAGATACGAATAGCGAAAGCCTAAATTCTCAAACCTACTACGTCATTGACGGAACGACAATCGAAGCCCCGACAATCGCAGGAAAGACTCCACAGGGTGCCTCGAGCGTCACCGTGAACGGAGCGGATGCCGAACTCACTGTGGTTTATGCTGAAAGCACCTACGATTATTCACTCGTCGTAAACGGTGTTGTACCAGGCATGACAATGACCATTAAAGGCGAAAGCATCGAAGAAGGCTCAAGCAACGTAAGCTGCTCGAGCACAGTGACAGCAGAGGACGTCATCGTCACGTTCCCCGATGAGTATAGCTACATGACCTACTTTGTAAGCGTAAACAACTCCACCATTACAGTGGACTGCTACGATTCTCGTGTGGATGACATTTTCGTGCCCGTTACCGATGCTTACAACAGCGCCGACAACGAGCCCGCACCTGTACATCCCGTTCCGAGCCAACGTCAGTTGCTCTGGCAGGAGACGGAGTTCTACGCATTCTTCCACTTCGGCATGAACACCTTCACAAACTCTGAGTGGGGAAATGGCGGAGAGGCCGAATCTCAGTTTGCTCCTAAAAAGTTGCCCAACCCCAAGCAGTGGCTCACTGCTGTTAAGGCAGCAGGAATGAAGGGCGGTATCGCCGTAGTGAAACACCACGACGGCTTCTGCCTCTGGCCAACGGCAACGACGACGCACAGTGTTGTGAATGCTGGAAACGAAAACGGACGCAACACGAACATCCCAGAAGCTTTTGCTTCTGCCGCTCGCGAACTTGGCATGAAGTATGGCTTCTACGTATCGCCGTGGGACCTCAATAGCAAATACTGGGGCGATGGCACGAGCGACTACGTAAACAAGGTATTCCTCCCACAGTGCCTTGAGTTGGCACAATACGGTAGCGACCAATTTGAGATGTGGTTCGACGGTGCTACAGGTGGTGACCACGCAGGTTACTACGGCGGCGCCAACAAAACACGCACCATCCCCAATGCTGCTACATACTACGACATCCCTAACCTGCGCGACACCGTGCACGCCATCGCACCAAACTGCGTGATGTGGGGTGTGGGCGACGAAGCTCGCTGGATTGGCAATGAAGCTGGATGGGCAGGAGAAACGAACTGGTCTATGGGCTCAGGCGAGAGTGGAAACATGAACGCTTGGAAATGGAAGGCTGGCGAGAGCGATGCCAAAGCCACTGACAAGGGATGGTTCTGGCATAGCGGTGAGAGTCCAAAGACGGCAAATACCCTCTTCAAGATTTACCTTGAGACAGTAGGCCGCAACGCCACCCTCATCCTCAACTTCCCACCAGACCAAAACGGCGAATTGCCCTCTGCCGACGTGACAGTTCTTCAACAACTCGGCACACTCATCAACAACCGTCTAACGAACGACAAAGCCAAGACTGCCAAGAGCATCACGGCATCGACCACACGTACTGCAGGAGCATCGCGCAATTACAGCATTGACAACGTAACGGACGACAACAAAGACACCTACTGGGCAACGGACGACAACACCCTCTCAGCCAGCATCACGCTGGAATGGGATGAGGAACAGTCACTGTACTATGTCATGCTGATGGAATACATCAAATTAGGTCAGCGCGTGAAAAGCTTCACCATAGAGACAAGCCTCGACGGCGACACATGGACAAAGCGCGCCTCTGGATCGACAACGACCATCGGCTACAAGCGCATCGTTCCACTTGGCGGAAGCACATCTTCTTATACGGCTGTGAAGGCAAAATACCTCCGCATCACCATCAACGATGCAAGAGGTTGCCCGACGCTTCATACACTCTCTGTTTTCTAA
- a CDS encoding GEVED domain-containing protein, which produces MKLTKYIAMAALAVALPASAQTIDFETAKGYSSLGVYDTWEQSPFRTGAIASPERYVGVTKNPDASVNEEFGIQINPSAKVLAVQRSRFGSNTFGARIDLADTLHMGKATRYVHVMALKPQGETSNIMVIGLGKRRDWEGQSPETEQFWVTSSISLKEGTWTDLVFPISTNEYVDIHSLVLVPDLASPHLRTSDFIAYFDDIEVNDNPKARVMTSFYPVNFDVDQKPTRSDRSLNSASFTVSGESAQNVSVNKTKVYNNQTETATITARPGSTVSVKMSYTGGWMSGYAYVDWDNDGQFKPVIEDHKPAAGSELVSYTYLEGYNSLGQSQANGNSVSGGYITCPTFTIPEDTPFGIYRMRLKVDWNSDDSGGNADPNNLIVNNGGAILDVLLNVHADEVDISANQLNGDVLADDGTVLSEKRIPFGQTFKIKMEPAPDFTYTGAVITHGYNLDGPEYVHENRQYKSITVPASAFDSETHEYTIPASYIDGEVRIEGLFTPGETPNPDTTTTTYTVTYKKDVEGTFYQNGSEVGTGSGWAASEWVSAAEPVVTIKADHNNGFNTSNFNLGRDFKFTISVEGDYAITGYKISTSNGWGTTVVTEGNQSEVLSGVMELTVADLNTTSTWFTTADANLNAPVIDVYLVDATPTGLTNATINDANDGYIYSLDGRRVKNPSKGIYIVNGKKLIIK; this is translated from the coding sequence ATGAAATTAACAAAATATATAGCTATGGCAGCCCTTGCCGTTGCGCTGCCTGCCTCAGCACAGACCATAGACTTTGAGACGGCGAAAGGATATAGCAGTCTTGGGGTTTACGATACATGGGAGCAATCGCCATTCCGTACAGGAGCAATAGCATCCCCTGAGCGTTATGTAGGCGTTACGAAAAACCCTGACGCATCCGTCAACGAGGAGTTTGGCATACAAATCAATCCCAGCGCGAAGGTGCTTGCCGTGCAGCGTTCTCGCTTCGGTAGCAACACGTTCGGTGCACGCATTGACCTTGCCGACACACTGCACATGGGCAAAGCCACACGCTACGTCCACGTCATGGCGCTGAAACCACAAGGCGAAACATCAAACATCATGGTAATAGGTCTCGGCAAACGTCGCGACTGGGAAGGACAAAGCCCCGAAACGGAGCAGTTTTGGGTTACGTCCTCCATATCTCTCAAAGAAGGTACATGGACAGACCTCGTGTTCCCCATCAGCACTAATGAATACGTGGATATTCACAGCCTCGTCCTCGTTCCCGACCTCGCTTCACCACACCTACGGACAAGCGACTTCATAGCATACTTCGACGACATTGAGGTCAATGACAACCCCAAAGCCCGTGTCATGACATCGTTCTACCCTGTGAACTTCGATGTTGACCAGAAACCCACACGCTCAGACCGCTCACTCAATAGCGCAAGCTTCACCGTCTCAGGCGAATCAGCGCAGAACGTCAGCGTTAACAAGACGAAGGTATATAACAACCAAACAGAAACGGCTACCATCACGGCACGTCCTGGCAGTACCGTCAGTGTCAAGATGTCGTACACGGGAGGTTGGATGAGTGGCTATGCCTACGTCGATTGGGACAACGATGGACAGTTCAAGCCCGTCATCGAAGACCACAAGCCCGCTGCAGGTAGCGAGTTGGTAAGCTACACCTACCTCGAAGGCTACAACAGTCTCGGACAGAGTCAGGCAAACGGCAACAGCGTATCGGGCGGCTACATCACATGCCCCACATTCACGATTCCCGAAGACACGCCATTCGGCATCTACCGTATGCGTCTGAAGGTGGACTGGAATAGCGATGATTCAGGCGGCAATGCTGATCCCAACAACCTGATTGTAAACAATGGCGGAGCAATACTTGACGTTCTCCTCAACGTACATGCCGATGAAGTGGACATCTCTGCCAACCAACTTAACGGCGACGTTCTTGCCGATGACGGCACCGTGCTCAGCGAAAAGCGCATCCCATTCGGACAGACATTCAAGATAAAGATGGAGCCTGCTCCTGACTTTACCTACACGGGTGCAGTCATTACTCATGGCTACAACCTCGACGGCCCCGAATATGTGCACGAAAACCGCCAGTACAAGTCTATTACTGTTCCCGCCTCAGCTTTCGACAGCGAAACGCATGAGTACACCATCCCTGCCTCATACATCGATGGCGAAGTACGAATCGAAGGCCTTTTTACCCCTGGTGAAACCCCTAACCCAGACACCACGACTACAACATATACAGTTACCTACAAGAAGGATGTCGAAGGTACGTTTTACCAAAATGGGAGCGAAGTAGGAACTGGATCAGGATGGGCAGCTTCAGAGTGGGTATCCGCTGCGGAGCCTGTCGTGACCATTAAAGCCGACCACAACAATGGATTTAACACCTCCAACTTCAACTTGGGGCGCGACTTCAAATTCACCATCAGCGTGGAAGGTGACTACGCTATCACTGGCTACAAAATTTCAACATCTAACGGATGGGGTACGACGGTTGTTACGGAAGGCAACCAATCGGAAGTGCTCAGCGGTGTTATGGAATTGACCGTTGCCGACTTGAATACAACTTCCACATGGTTCACAACAGCTGATGCCAACCTGAATGCCCCCGTAATTGACGTTTACCTCGTGGATGCCACTCCTACAGGTTTGACCAACGCCACCATCAACGATGCCAACGACGGTTATATTTACTCCCTCGACGGACGCCGTGTAAAGAATCCGTCAAAGGGTATATATATCGTAAACGGCAAAAAACTGATAATAAAATAG
- a CDS encoding histidine phosphatase family protein encodes MTTLYLSRHGETEENLARIFQGCLPGRLTERGREQAIEMGKSLLGVPIDCIVSSDLQRATDTVDLINNTLHLPVFTTPLLRERDWGEITGLKIGSVNVDDYESVETVAAMTQRAAEALHFFRTEFAGKRVLVVSHGLFMRCLRGVAEGKSIQEVERWQNCQVVRLDLC; translated from the coding sequence ATGACGACATTATACCTATCGCGGCATGGCGAGACAGAAGAAAATCTCGCCCGTATATTTCAGGGTTGCCTGCCAGGGCGGCTCACTGAAAGGGGACGCGAGCAAGCCATCGAGATGGGGAAGTCACTTCTTGGCGTGCCTATTGACTGCATTGTGAGCAGTGACTTGCAACGCGCCACAGACACTGTGGATTTAATAAACAACACTCTTCATCTGCCTGTTTTCACTACTCCCCTACTTCGCGAGCGCGATTGGGGAGAGATAACAGGGCTTAAGATAGGCAGTGTCAATGTGGACGATTATGAGAGTGTTGAAACAGTGGCGGCCATGACGCAGCGCGCAGCCGAAGCACTCCACTTCTTTCGCACTGAATTTGCAGGCAAGCGAGTGCTTGTGGTCAGTCATGGTCTATTCATGCGCTGTTTGCGCGGTGTGGCAGAAGGCAAAAGCATTCAGGAAGTGGAACGATGGCAGAATTGCCAGGTTGTGCGGTTAGACTTATGCTGA
- a CDS encoding caspase family protein, which produces MTIKRIIFALLAAFICLLVHGRTYVVCIGISDYPGYRNDLTYSDHDARAMNALFKKGGANTVLLTNGNATVEHVMRAMHIFREAEADDAILFYFSGHGLPGLFCCYDGSLHYNIIYEAMHRSKASKKMIIADACHSGQIRRNSERAADSTQTSVMFFLSSRSNERSIEPMSYGRNAYEWRNSLFTTFVLQALRGRADMDADGFVSAIELFEYVHSNVSAISRGMQHPVMWGKFDRDMPISMVSASQHQAP; this is translated from the coding sequence ATGACGATTAAAAGAATTATCTTTGCGTTGCTTGCTGCTTTCATTTGCCTATTGGTTCATGGCAGAACTTACGTGGTCTGTATTGGCATTTCAGACTATCCGGGCTATCGCAACGACTTGACCTACAGCGACCATGATGCGCGTGCCATGAACGCCCTTTTCAAGAAGGGTGGCGCGAACACAGTTTTGCTGACGAATGGCAATGCCACCGTTGAGCACGTGATGCGCGCTATGCATATATTCCGTGAGGCGGAGGCAGACGATGCCATATTGTTCTATTTCAGCGGTCACGGGTTGCCTGGTCTGTTCTGCTGCTACGATGGCAGTCTTCATTACAACATCATCTACGAAGCCATGCACCGCAGCAAGGCTTCCAAGAAGATGATTATAGCAGATGCCTGCCATTCGGGACAGATACGCCGCAACAGTGAGCGTGCCGCCGACAGTACGCAAACGAGTGTGATGTTTTTCCTCTCCTCGCGCAGCAATGAGCGTTCGATTGAGCCCATGAGTTACGGCAGGAATGCCTACGAGTGGCGGAACAGCCTTTTCACCACCTTCGTGCTTCAGGCTCTCCGCGGACGTGCCGACATGGATGCTGACGGCTTTGTCTCCGCCATAGAACTGTTCGAATATGTCCATTCTAACGTCTCAGCCATTTCACGCGGTATGCAACACCCTGTGATGTGGGGTAAATTCGACAGAGACATGCCAATTTCAATGGTCAGCGCCTCGCAACACCAAGCGCCATAA
- a CDS encoding ABC transporter ATP-binding protein codes for MKTEKMNIFGLLKNLWPFVKPYRLLIACTITLTFIGSLMAQVNAIVLDKAVDAINALIQNVSFDWSKATKILLIISIVLLGKELIAAFITFFQRYFGQKLRIFVSRDLSLQVIDRILTFRMSFFSAEDNDTGKLQSRIDRGVMSLSNTVNNFFIDILPLFTSAILALILMFAANFYVGLVALCIVPVYFYITYRQAKRMKGGRRSIFSSHQAVSQGILNILESISVIKSFNREQVEAEKQQAVQQTMTDRQMSTRRWSYLYDGLKSFFEQIGTVLIIILTAYLVLTDYPGMSIGKIMYHVMLFSNVSAPIRQLHRIYDDMNDALIYAEGFFGILHAHDEVEDTGEYHPDTVRGEFELNGVDFTYGNGTKALTDVSMRIQRGKITALVGLSGAGKTTIVNLLDKFYHPDSGSIKLDSTELRDWDTRWLRENIGLVLQKNHIFNGTIEENIRYGNPKATHEDVVEAARQAYIYDQIMQLPKQFDAPALQLSGGQQQRIAIARMFIKNPPIIFLDEPTASLDAVATEQIKSSIDAIKAGRTVIIISHNIGQIVDADQIYVLQKGRVVQSGTPDEVYRQGGLYKEIFDASARSMNVDKIADRVKGVERVATQSQLT; via the coding sequence ATGAAAACAGAGAAGATGAACATATTCGGTCTGCTGAAGAACCTTTGGCCCTTCGTAAAGCCTTACAGGTTGCTCATTGCGTGTACCATTACGCTGACTTTCATCGGGTCGCTGATGGCGCAGGTCAATGCCATAGTGCTGGACAAGGCGGTGGATGCCATCAATGCTTTGATACAGAACGTAAGTTTTGACTGGAGCAAGGCCACCAAGATATTGCTGATTATCAGTATCGTCCTTCTGGGCAAGGAACTCATTGCAGCCTTCATCACCTTCTTCCAACGCTATTTCGGACAGAAACTTCGCATTTTCGTGAGCCGCGACCTTTCACTGCAAGTGATTGACAGAATTCTGACATTCCGCATGTCTTTTTTCTCTGCCGAAGACAATGACACGGGTAAATTGCAGTCGCGCATAGACCGTGGCGTGATGAGCCTGAGCAATACGGTAAACAACTTTTTCATCGATATTCTCCCCCTCTTCACCAGTGCCATTCTTGCTCTGATACTGATGTTTGCCGCTAACTTCTACGTCGGTTTGGTGGCTTTGTGCATTGTACCCGTGTATTTCTACATCACATACAGACAGGCAAAGCGCATGAAGGGTGGCAGGAGGAGCATCTTCAGCAGTCATCAGGCAGTAAGTCAGGGCATCCTGAACATATTGGAAAGCATCAGCGTCATCAAGTCGTTCAACCGCGAGCAGGTGGAGGCAGAGAAGCAACAGGCTGTGCAACAAACCATGACAGACCGGCAGATGAGTACCCGGCGCTGGAGTTACCTCTATGACGGTCTGAAGAGTTTCTTTGAACAGATTGGCACGGTACTGATTATCATTCTCACTGCCTATCTGGTATTGACAGACTATCCGGGCATGAGCATCGGAAAGATTATGTACCACGTCATGCTGTTCAGCAACGTGAGTGCCCCCATCCGGCAGTTGCACCGCATCTACGACGACATGAACGATGCACTGATTTATGCTGAAGGCTTCTTTGGCATCCTGCATGCTCACGACGAGGTGGAGGATACAGGTGAGTACCATCCCGACACTGTGAGAGGCGAGTTCGAACTAAACGGAGTGGACTTCACTTACGGAAACGGCACAAAGGCATTGACGGACGTGAGCATGCGCATCCAACGTGGAAAGATTACCGCCTTGGTGGGTCTGAGCGGCGCGGGCAAGACGACTATCGTCAACCTCCTGGACAAATTCTATCATCCCGACTCGGGGAGCATCAAACTCGATAGCACAGAACTGCGGGATTGGGACACGCGCTGGCTACGTGAAAACATAGGATTGGTGTTGCAGAAGAACCATATCTTCAACGGTACCATCGAGGAGAACATCAGGTATGGCAACCCGAAAGCCACTCACGAAGACGTGGTGGAGGCAGCCCGGCAGGCTTATATCTACGACCAGATTATGCAGTTGCCCAAACAATTTGATGCACCAGCCCTACAACTTAGCGGTGGACAGCAACAGCGCATTGCTATAGCCCGCATGTTTATCAAGAACCCTCCCATCATATTCCTTGACGAGCCAACAGCCAGCCTCGATGCCGTGGCAACAGAACAGATCAAGTCGAGCATTGATGCCATCAAGGCGGGGCGAACGGTCATCATCATATCTCACAACATCGGTCAGATCGTTGATGCTGACCAGATTTATGTCCTTCAGAAAGGACGTGTCGTACAGAGCGGTACACCGGACGAGGTATATCGTCAAGGCGGTCTCTACAAGGAAATCTTCGACGCGAGCGCCCGCAGCATGAATGTGGATAAGATTGCTGACAGAGTTAAGGGAGTTGAGAGAGTTGCGACTCAGTCGCAACTTACTTGA
- a CDS encoding DUF308 domain-containing protein: MKKFLQSALQRSLFLLALGVLIVLVSHDATRWLVIGSGILFVLIGGLTIISNFREETPSELAPIASGGSILFGVLLICKSEMFIQIMMYVLAGLLILVSLTQFNTLFTAHKRGVKIHTGLYILPAVLFTFGVLCMFFWHEALALIVTLIGCGFIVYALLELCIIFFVHRLDKKSVKEDKAKEDVVEIKAEEVE; encoded by the coding sequence ATGAAAAAATTTCTTCAAAGCGCCCTGCAGCGTAGTTTGTTCCTATTGGCTCTGGGTGTGCTCATCGTTTTGGTGTCGCACGATGCCACGCGCTGGCTTGTCATCGGCAGTGGTATTCTTTTCGTACTCATAGGCGGTCTGACCATTATCAGCAACTTTCGCGAAGAAACGCCATCAGAACTGGCACCCATCGCCAGCGGTGGCAGCATACTGTTCGGTGTGCTACTGATCTGCAAATCCGAGATGTTCATCCAAATTATGATGTACGTGCTTGCCGGACTTCTCATATTAGTCAGTCTGACACAGTTCAACACACTGTTCACTGCCCACAAGCGCGGTGTGAAGATACATACAGGCTTGTACATCCTTCCTGCCGTACTGTTCACGTTCGGTGTGCTGTGCATGTTTTTCTGGCACGAAGCGCTCGCGCTCATCGTTACGCTCATCGGTTGCGGCTTCATTGTCTATGCGCTGTTGGAACTCTGCATTATCTTTTTCGTGCACCGTCTCGACAAGAAATCAGTAAAGGAGGATAAAGCGAAAGAAGATGTGGTTGAGATTAAGGCAGAAGAAGTGGAATAG
- a CDS encoding ATP-dependent Clp protease ATP-binding subunit, whose product MELGMEFGLPTTLTRILQYSRDEAHRLHCEAVEPQHLLLGIIRDSDNSATLALTSSGVNLDELRTRLEALKQGSVVFFENLTETIILNDASKRIFKLAILETRFSHDKSTDAHHLLLAMLRDKDNEAKHVLNGFGVTYESISKILNPTQPNVSNAYGFPAGEDTEEYPQGDDNSGASGTTRVSDASQSDTPIIDQYGIDLTQSARDDKLDPVVGRTKEIERIAQILSRRKKNNPIIIGDPGVGKSAIVEGLAQLIAKNQAAPSLKDKRIVSLNMANIVAGTQYRGQFEERLRRLIMELSTHKEIILFIDEIHTIIGAGSAPGSLDAANILKPALARGEVQCIGATTIDEYRKTIEKDGALERRFQKVMVNATTKEETLQILHNIKDRYEQHHNVTYSDDALDACVRLTDRYISDRSLPDKAIDAMDEAGSRTHLVNVSVPGDIVALEKEISDLREQKMQAAREQQYELAANLRDEAQQKQKELDVRNKEWQESLKSEKLLVDTEDIASVVSMMSGVPVHQMASTENVRLKGMKEALSAKVIAQDEAISQVTRSITRNRIGLKDPNRPIGTFMFIGPTGVGKTYLVQTLAEFMFGSKDALIRIDMSEFHDRYTVSRLVGSTPGYVGYEEGGQLTERVRRKPYSIILFDEIEKAHPDVFNTLLQVMDEGRLTDGSGKTVDFKNTVIIMTSNSGTRQLKDFGSGIGFEKTGLAGNSKNAERIVRKALSKQFAPEFLNRLDDIIMFQPLNEESGRKIALLEIDALRKRMQGIGCELTLTDAAVDFIVKKGFDPLYGARSLKRAIQQYIEDVICEDIMDNSENKTFLMDVSDDDSLKVVKESSLPSESTTE is encoded by the coding sequence ATGGAATTAGGTATGGAATTTGGGTTACCAACGACTTTGACCCGCATATTACAATATAGTCGCGACGAGGCTCACCGCTTGCATTGTGAAGCGGTGGAACCTCAGCACCTGCTATTGGGCATCATTCGCGACAGCGACAACTCCGCCACACTTGCCCTGACGAGTTCTGGCGTGAACCTTGATGAACTGCGTACTCGTCTGGAGGCATTGAAACAGGGCAGTGTTGTATTTTTTGAAAATCTGACAGAAACCATCATCCTGAACGATGCCAGCAAGCGGATTTTCAAATTGGCTATTCTGGAAACACGTTTCTCTCACGATAAATCGACCGATGCTCACCATTTGCTGCTTGCCATGCTGCGCGACAAGGATAATGAGGCTAAGCACGTCCTGAACGGATTTGGCGTAACTTACGAGAGTATTTCCAAGATTCTCAATCCCACACAGCCTAACGTGAGCAATGCTTATGGTTTTCCTGCGGGCGAAGACACAGAAGAATACCCTCAGGGCGATGACAATTCCGGTGCTTCGGGCACTACAAGGGTGAGCGACGCAAGTCAGTCGGACACCCCCATCATCGACCAGTATGGCATCGACCTCACGCAATCCGCACGCGACGATAAACTGGACCCCGTTGTGGGTCGTACCAAAGAGATAGAGCGCATTGCCCAGATTTTGTCACGCCGCAAGAAGAACAATCCTATCATCATCGGCGACCCTGGTGTGGGCAAGAGTGCCATTGTGGAAGGTCTGGCTCAACTGATAGCAAAGAATCAGGCCGCTCCTTCGCTGAAGGACAAGCGCATTGTTTCTCTCAATATGGCAAACATCGTTGCCGGCACACAGTATCGTGGTCAGTTTGAGGAGCGTTTGCGTCGCCTGATCATGGAGTTGTCAACACACAAGGAGATAATTCTCTTCATCGATGAAATTCACACCATCATAGGTGCCGGTTCTGCGCCTGGCAGCCTCGATGCGGCAAACATTCTCAAGCCAGCCTTGGCTCGCGGCGAGGTGCAGTGTATCGGTGCTACGACCATAGATGAATATCGCAAGACGATAGAAAAGGACGGTGCCCTCGAGCGTCGTTTCCAGAAAGTGATGGTGAATGCCACGACCAAGGAAGAGACACTTCAGATACTGCATAACATCAAGGACCGCTACGAGCAGCACCACAACGTTACTTATAGCGACGATGCTCTCGATGCTTGCGTTCGTCTGACCGACCGCTACATCAGCGACCGCTCTCTGCCCGACAAGGCCATCGACGCCATGGACGAGGCTGGTAGCCGCACCCATCTTGTCAACGTCAGCGTACCGGGCGACATCGTTGCACTGGAGAAAGAGATTTCCGACCTGCGTGAACAGAAGATGCAAGCAGCCCGCGAACAGCAATATGAACTTGCTGCCAACCTGCGGGACGAGGCTCAGCAGAAGCAGAAAGAACTCGATGTGCGCAACAAGGAATGGCAGGAATCACTGAAATCGGAGAAATTGCTTGTGGACACAGAAGACATAGCCAGCGTGGTATCGATGATGAGCGGTGTTCCGGTACACCAGATGGCAAGCACGGAGAATGTCCGCCTGAAAGGCATGAAGGAAGCGCTGTCGGCGAAGGTCATTGCCCAGGATGAAGCCATCAGCCAGGTAACGCGCTCCATCACCCGCAACAGGATAGGTCTGAAAGACCCCAATCGCCCTATTGGCACCTTCATGTTCATAGGTCCTACAGGTGTGGGTAAGACTTACCTTGTCCAGACACTGGCAGAATTCATGTTCGGCAGTAAAGATGCGCTCATCCGCATCGATATGTCAGAATTTCATGACAGATACACCGTGAGTCGGCTTGTGGGTTCCACTCCCGGATATGTAGGCTACGAAGAGGGCGGTCAACTCACGGAACGCGTTCGCCGTAAGCCCTACTCTATCATTCTTTTCGACGAGATAGAAAAGGCGCATCCCGATGTGTTCAACACGCTCCTGCAGGTGATGGATGAAGGTCGTCTGACAGACGGCAGTGGCAAGACTGTTGATTTCAAGAACACAGTGATTATCATGACTTCAAACAGCGGCACACGCCAACTGAAGGACTTCGGCAGCGGCATAGGTTTTGAAAAGACGGGTCTGGCTGGCAACAGCAAGAATGCAGAACGCATTGTCCGCAAGGCATTGTCTAAGCAATTTGCCCCGGAATTCCTCAACCGCCTTGATGACATCATCATGTTCCAGCCGCTCAATGAAGAAAGCGGGCGCAAGATAGCCCTGCTTGAGATAGATGCTCTTCGCAAGCGCATGCAAGGCATTGGTTGTGAACTGACGCTTACAGATGCAGCAGTTGACTTCATCGTGAAGAAAGGTTTCGACCCACTTTACGGTGCACGTTCGCTGAAGCGGGCAATACAGCAGTACATAGAAGACGTGATATGTGAAGACATCATGGATAATTCGGAGAACAAGACGTTCTTGATGGACGTGTCCGATGACGACTCACTCAAAGTGGTCAAGGAATCCTCCCTACCCTCCGAAAGCACTACCGAATAG